The Tenebrio molitor chromosome 3, icTenMoli1.1, whole genome shotgun sequence genome contains a region encoding:
- the LOC138126353 gene encoding uncharacterized protein isoform X1 — protein MVNTQGIMKKIIVFIVIIFFDQNLSFKVVYNDTNNVKDLVEYVLLSEENPCARKCVKDGLPMTCRYTFLLEWYQTLNKACYDCPYKEEDCYREDCIAADGNKRSVVVVNRKMPGPSIEVCLGDEVIIDVINHLSSDSTTIHWHGHHQRNSPYMDGVPFVTQCPIHPGMTFRYHFNVHNVGTHFWHSHSGFQRSDGTFGPFIVRMPEEDDPHSNLYDYDLSNHVITILDWTKEVGNDKFGSHMLNDGDNKPDTILVNGLGRFKHFDGTNDTTIFTPTARFQVEQSYRYRFRLINAGFLNCPIEISIDNHTLTVISSDGSDFNATEVQTLVTYAGERFDFIVKADQPKDVYWMHFRGLMDCDERFTKAYQVAVLQYKDVEQSYPLGEPNYDNSEKDGMQMNPLNKGTEADNSSYVSLPQLHSLNEWDDSLQEKADFQYYVSYDFYKIDHPVYHKESLYGFFDVTNDSQVLTPQLNYISMKLQSFPLLPQRHQIEENMLCNETSVENCENQYCECTHVVNIPLNTIVEMVLIDKGYAYDANHPFHLHGHSFRVVAMERVGSQVNVSDIRKMDLDGQIQRNFKDAPLKDTVTVPDGGFTIIRFKTSNPGYWLFHCHIEFHVEVGMALVFKIGEDHEMPSVPRNFPTCQNYVPDVNSTDVEDDCDEVSTFTALFTKLLSNVHKNDCLERNSANFITATISLLVSSILLIFL, from the exons ATG GTAAATACACAaggaataatgaaaaaaattatagtctTCATCgtcattattttctttgaccAAAACCTTTCTTTCAAAGTAGTGTACAATG ACACGAACAACGTGAAAGACTTGGTTGAATATGTTCTATTAAGTGAAGAAAATCCTTGCGCAAGAAAATGTGTAAAAGATGGATTACCAATGACATGCAGGTACACTTTTCTATTGGAATGGTATCAAACGTTAAACAAAGCGTGTTACGATTGTCCTTACAAAGAGGAGGATTGTTACCGAGAGGATTGTATCGCTGCTGATGGTAATAAGAGATCAGTTGTGGTTGTCAACAGAAAAATGCCTGGACCCAGTATTGAG GTGTGTTTAGGTGATGAGGTTATTATAGATGTGATAAACCACTTATCTAGTGATAGCACAACAATACATTGGCATGGTCACCATCAACGGAATAGTCCGTACATGGACGGAGTTCCTTTTGTAACACAGTGTCCCATACATCCAGGAATGACGTTCAGATATCATTTTAACGTTCATAATGTGGGCACCCACTTTTGGCATTCTCATTCAG GTTTCCAACGTTCCGACGGCACTTTTGGTCCTTTTATTGTTCGCATGCCTGAAGAAGACGACCCCCATTCCAACCTTTACGACTACGACTTATCAAATCACGTGATAACAATTTTGGATTGGACCAAGGAAGTTGGTAACGATAAATTTGGATCCCACATGCTGAATGATGGTGATAATAAACCTGATACCATACTCGTAAACGGATTGGGTCGCTTTAAACATTTTGATGGGACAAATGACACAACAATCTTTACACCAACTGCAAGATTTCAAGTTGAACAg AGTTATAGGTACAGATTCAGACTAATCAACGCTGGTTTCCTGAATTGTCCCATTGAAATATCCATTGACAACCATACATTGACAGTGATCAGCAGCGACGGTAGTGATTTTAATGCAACTGAAG tACAAACTTTAGTCACTTACGCTGGTGAACGATTTGACTTTATTGTGAAAGCAGATCAACCGAAGGATGTGTACTGGATGCATTTCAGAGGGCTGATGGACTGTGATGAACGATTTACTAAAGCTTATCAAGTGGCCGTGCTTCAGTATAAAGACGTAGAACAATCTTATCCCCTTGGTGAACCTAATTACGACAATTCTGAGAAAGACGGAATg CAAATGAATCCTCTAAATAAAGGCACCGAAGCAGACAACTCTAGCTATGTCAGCTTGCCTCAACTTCACTCCTTAAATGAATGGGATGACAGCCTTCAAGAAAAAGCAGATTTTCAGTATTACGTTTCTTATGACTTTTACAAAATTGATCATCCAGTTTATCATAAAGAATCTCTTTATGGCTTCTTTGATG TTACCAATGATTCACAAGTTTTAACACCTCAACTGAATTATATTTCGATGAAGCTGCAATCTTTCCCTCTGTTACCCCAAAGACATCAAATAGAGGAAAACATGCTCTGCAATGAGACGTCAGTTGAAAATTGCGAAAATCAGTATTGCGAATGCACACACGTCGTTAAC aTTCCACTCAATACCATAGTTGAAATGGTACTAATAGATAAGGGCTATGCTTACGACGCTAATCATCCTTTCCATTTGCACGGTCATTCATTTCGAGTGGTAGCAATGGAACGAGTAGGTAGTCAAGTGAACGTTTCTGATATTCGCAAAATGGATTTGGATGGGCAAATCCAGAGAAATTTCAAGGACGCACCACTCAAGGACACAGTAACAGTTCCAGATGGAGGATTTACCATAATCAGATTCAAAACTAGCAATCCAG GATATTGGTTGTTCCACTGTCATATTGAGTTCCACGTGGAAGTCGGTATGGCTCTGGTCTTCAAAATAGGAGAGGACCATGAAATGCCATCTGTACCCCGTAACTTTCCCACGTGCCAAAATTATGTACCAGATGTAAATAGTACCGATGTAGAAGATGACTGTGATGAAGTGAGCACATTTACTGCTCTCTTTACAAAGTTGTTGTCGAATGTTCACAAAAACGATTGCCTTGAACGAAACAGTGCCAATTTTATAACGGCGACGATTAGCCTTCTAGTGTCATCcatattgttaatttttttatag
- the LOC138126353 gene encoding uncharacterized protein isoform X2, with protein MKKIIVFIVIIFFDQNLSFKVVYNDTNNVKDLVEYVLLSEENPCARKCVKDGLPMTCRYTFLLEWYQTLNKACYDCPYKEEDCYREDCIAADGNKRSVVVVNRKMPGPSIEVCLGDEVIIDVINHLSSDSTTIHWHGHHQRNSPYMDGVPFVTQCPIHPGMTFRYHFNVHNVGTHFWHSHSGFQRSDGTFGPFIVRMPEEDDPHSNLYDYDLSNHVITILDWTKEVGNDKFGSHMLNDGDNKPDTILVNGLGRFKHFDGTNDTTIFTPTARFQVEQSYRYRFRLINAGFLNCPIEISIDNHTLTVISSDGSDFNATEVQTLVTYAGERFDFIVKADQPKDVYWMHFRGLMDCDERFTKAYQVAVLQYKDVEQSYPLGEPNYDNSEKDGMQMNPLNKGTEADNSSYVSLPQLHSLNEWDDSLQEKADFQYYVSYDFYKIDHPVYHKESLYGFFDVTNDSQVLTPQLNYISMKLQSFPLLPQRHQIEENMLCNETSVENCENQYCECTHVVNIPLNTIVEMVLIDKGYAYDANHPFHLHGHSFRVVAMERVGSQVNVSDIRKMDLDGQIQRNFKDAPLKDTVTVPDGGFTIIRFKTSNPGYWLFHCHIEFHVEVGMALVFKIGEDHEMPSVPRNFPTCQNYVPDVNSTDVEDDCDEVSTFTALFTKLLSNVHKNDCLERNSANFITATISLLVSSILLIFL; from the exons atgaaaaaaattatagtctTCATCgtcattattttctttgaccAAAACCTTTCTTTCAAAGTAGTGTACAATG ACACGAACAACGTGAAAGACTTGGTTGAATATGTTCTATTAAGTGAAGAAAATCCTTGCGCAAGAAAATGTGTAAAAGATGGATTACCAATGACATGCAGGTACACTTTTCTATTGGAATGGTATCAAACGTTAAACAAAGCGTGTTACGATTGTCCTTACAAAGAGGAGGATTGTTACCGAGAGGATTGTATCGCTGCTGATGGTAATAAGAGATCAGTTGTGGTTGTCAACAGAAAAATGCCTGGACCCAGTATTGAG GTGTGTTTAGGTGATGAGGTTATTATAGATGTGATAAACCACTTATCTAGTGATAGCACAACAATACATTGGCATGGTCACCATCAACGGAATAGTCCGTACATGGACGGAGTTCCTTTTGTAACACAGTGTCCCATACATCCAGGAATGACGTTCAGATATCATTTTAACGTTCATAATGTGGGCACCCACTTTTGGCATTCTCATTCAG GTTTCCAACGTTCCGACGGCACTTTTGGTCCTTTTATTGTTCGCATGCCTGAAGAAGACGACCCCCATTCCAACCTTTACGACTACGACTTATCAAATCACGTGATAACAATTTTGGATTGGACCAAGGAAGTTGGTAACGATAAATTTGGATCCCACATGCTGAATGATGGTGATAATAAACCTGATACCATACTCGTAAACGGATTGGGTCGCTTTAAACATTTTGATGGGACAAATGACACAACAATCTTTACACCAACTGCAAGATTTCAAGTTGAACAg AGTTATAGGTACAGATTCAGACTAATCAACGCTGGTTTCCTGAATTGTCCCATTGAAATATCCATTGACAACCATACATTGACAGTGATCAGCAGCGACGGTAGTGATTTTAATGCAACTGAAG tACAAACTTTAGTCACTTACGCTGGTGAACGATTTGACTTTATTGTGAAAGCAGATCAACCGAAGGATGTGTACTGGATGCATTTCAGAGGGCTGATGGACTGTGATGAACGATTTACTAAAGCTTATCAAGTGGCCGTGCTTCAGTATAAAGACGTAGAACAATCTTATCCCCTTGGTGAACCTAATTACGACAATTCTGAGAAAGACGGAATg CAAATGAATCCTCTAAATAAAGGCACCGAAGCAGACAACTCTAGCTATGTCAGCTTGCCTCAACTTCACTCCTTAAATGAATGGGATGACAGCCTTCAAGAAAAAGCAGATTTTCAGTATTACGTTTCTTATGACTTTTACAAAATTGATCATCCAGTTTATCATAAAGAATCTCTTTATGGCTTCTTTGATG TTACCAATGATTCACAAGTTTTAACACCTCAACTGAATTATATTTCGATGAAGCTGCAATCTTTCCCTCTGTTACCCCAAAGACATCAAATAGAGGAAAACATGCTCTGCAATGAGACGTCAGTTGAAAATTGCGAAAATCAGTATTGCGAATGCACACACGTCGTTAAC aTTCCACTCAATACCATAGTTGAAATGGTACTAATAGATAAGGGCTATGCTTACGACGCTAATCATCCTTTCCATTTGCACGGTCATTCATTTCGAGTGGTAGCAATGGAACGAGTAGGTAGTCAAGTGAACGTTTCTGATATTCGCAAAATGGATTTGGATGGGCAAATCCAGAGAAATTTCAAGGACGCACCACTCAAGGACACAGTAACAGTTCCAGATGGAGGATTTACCATAATCAGATTCAAAACTAGCAATCCAG GATATTGGTTGTTCCACTGTCATATTGAGTTCCACGTGGAAGTCGGTATGGCTCTGGTCTTCAAAATAGGAGAGGACCATGAAATGCCATCTGTACCCCGTAACTTTCCCACGTGCCAAAATTATGTACCAGATGTAAATAGTACCGATGTAGAAGATGACTGTGATGAAGTGAGCACATTTACTGCTCTCTTTACAAAGTTGTTGTCGAATGTTCACAAAAACGATTGCCTTGAACGAAACAGTGCCAATTTTATAACGGCGACGATTAGCCTTCTAGTGTCATCcatattgttaatttttttatag
- the LOC138126353 gene encoding uncharacterized protein isoform X3: MTCRYTFLLEWYQTLNKACYDCPYKEEDCYREDCIAADGNKRSVVVVNRKMPGPSIEVCLGDEVIIDVINHLSSDSTTIHWHGHHQRNSPYMDGVPFVTQCPIHPGMTFRYHFNVHNVGTHFWHSHSGFQRSDGTFGPFIVRMPEEDDPHSNLYDYDLSNHVITILDWTKEVGNDKFGSHMLNDGDNKPDTILVNGLGRFKHFDGTNDTTIFTPTARFQVEQSYRYRFRLINAGFLNCPIEISIDNHTLTVISSDGSDFNATEVQTLVTYAGERFDFIVKADQPKDVYWMHFRGLMDCDERFTKAYQVAVLQYKDVEQSYPLGEPNYDNSEKDGMQMNPLNKGTEADNSSYVSLPQLHSLNEWDDSLQEKADFQYYVSYDFYKIDHPVYHKESLYGFFDVTNDSQVLTPQLNYISMKLQSFPLLPQRHQIEENMLCNETSVENCENQYCECTHVVNIPLNTIVEMVLIDKGYAYDANHPFHLHGHSFRVVAMERVGSQVNVSDIRKMDLDGQIQRNFKDAPLKDTVTVPDGGFTIIRFKTSNPGYWLFHCHIEFHVEVGMALVFKIGEDHEMPSVPRNFPTCQNYVPDVNSTDVEDDCDEVSTFTALFTKLLSNVHKNDCLERNSANFITATISLLVSSILLIFL; the protein is encoded by the exons ATGACATGCAGGTACACTTTTCTATTGGAATGGTATCAAACGTTAAACAAAGCGTGTTACGATTGTCCTTACAAAGAGGAGGATTGTTACCGAGAGGATTGTATCGCTGCTGATGGTAATAAGAGATCAGTTGTGGTTGTCAACAGAAAAATGCCTGGACCCAGTATTGAG GTGTGTTTAGGTGATGAGGTTATTATAGATGTGATAAACCACTTATCTAGTGATAGCACAACAATACATTGGCATGGTCACCATCAACGGAATAGTCCGTACATGGACGGAGTTCCTTTTGTAACACAGTGTCCCATACATCCAGGAATGACGTTCAGATATCATTTTAACGTTCATAATGTGGGCACCCACTTTTGGCATTCTCATTCAG GTTTCCAACGTTCCGACGGCACTTTTGGTCCTTTTATTGTTCGCATGCCTGAAGAAGACGACCCCCATTCCAACCTTTACGACTACGACTTATCAAATCACGTGATAACAATTTTGGATTGGACCAAGGAAGTTGGTAACGATAAATTTGGATCCCACATGCTGAATGATGGTGATAATAAACCTGATACCATACTCGTAAACGGATTGGGTCGCTTTAAACATTTTGATGGGACAAATGACACAACAATCTTTACACCAACTGCAAGATTTCAAGTTGAACAg AGTTATAGGTACAGATTCAGACTAATCAACGCTGGTTTCCTGAATTGTCCCATTGAAATATCCATTGACAACCATACATTGACAGTGATCAGCAGCGACGGTAGTGATTTTAATGCAACTGAAG tACAAACTTTAGTCACTTACGCTGGTGAACGATTTGACTTTATTGTGAAAGCAGATCAACCGAAGGATGTGTACTGGATGCATTTCAGAGGGCTGATGGACTGTGATGAACGATTTACTAAAGCTTATCAAGTGGCCGTGCTTCAGTATAAAGACGTAGAACAATCTTATCCCCTTGGTGAACCTAATTACGACAATTCTGAGAAAGACGGAATg CAAATGAATCCTCTAAATAAAGGCACCGAAGCAGACAACTCTAGCTATGTCAGCTTGCCTCAACTTCACTCCTTAAATGAATGGGATGACAGCCTTCAAGAAAAAGCAGATTTTCAGTATTACGTTTCTTATGACTTTTACAAAATTGATCATCCAGTTTATCATAAAGAATCTCTTTATGGCTTCTTTGATG TTACCAATGATTCACAAGTTTTAACACCTCAACTGAATTATATTTCGATGAAGCTGCAATCTTTCCCTCTGTTACCCCAAAGACATCAAATAGAGGAAAACATGCTCTGCAATGAGACGTCAGTTGAAAATTGCGAAAATCAGTATTGCGAATGCACACACGTCGTTAAC aTTCCACTCAATACCATAGTTGAAATGGTACTAATAGATAAGGGCTATGCTTACGACGCTAATCATCCTTTCCATTTGCACGGTCATTCATTTCGAGTGGTAGCAATGGAACGAGTAGGTAGTCAAGTGAACGTTTCTGATATTCGCAAAATGGATTTGGATGGGCAAATCCAGAGAAATTTCAAGGACGCACCACTCAAGGACACAGTAACAGTTCCAGATGGAGGATTTACCATAATCAGATTCAAAACTAGCAATCCAG GATATTGGTTGTTCCACTGTCATATTGAGTTCCACGTGGAAGTCGGTATGGCTCTGGTCTTCAAAATAGGAGAGGACCATGAAATGCCATCTGTACCCCGTAACTTTCCCACGTGCCAAAATTATGTACCAGATGTAAATAGTACCGATGTAGAAGATGACTGTGATGAAGTGAGCACATTTACTGCTCTCTTTACAAAGTTGTTGTCGAATGTTCACAAAAACGATTGCCTTGAACGAAACAGTGCCAATTTTATAACGGCGACGATTAGCCTTCTAGTGTCATCcatattgttaatttttttatag